A genomic window from Silene latifolia isolate original U9 population chromosome Y, ASM4854445v1, whole genome shotgun sequence includes:
- the LOC141632483 gene encoding uncharacterized protein LOC141632483, giving the protein MVANANFELKGYFIHNLPKFHGHARDEPNRYLSEFHMMCEDAIPNGVMEDQFKLRAFPFSLLDAAKDWLFFLPPGTIRTWKAMKSAFFEKFYPDSRHNHAKIAITSPEQDPSECLYEYWERFKKLVSQCPYHGLSGDDILVNFYDGLTQQYQITVNAATGGGVDNYSMAEANKIIERLVASTRSYGRRGRGSKTLHSIETPSLSNQKLEKTVDDLTKMVAQLMRNNQGGGQGSNVECNYYQSPHPVESCPIMEEQGISKENVSAMMHGNYNSRNPTGGGYYKYDPSGNTYNIGSRDNPNLSWGGDTSKSFQNGQFNHLRNQNSQVPNPNYQRNQNFQQGKGGSFQFGNPGNQGHQSNHKNFQRGSSSSQGDDDLSTKEMFKILMKEQAETTKRFDKMDADKLSNYARVKNLEIQIGQISQEIAKSNQKHSPSIPSTTFPLKENASAMTLRKGRNLESPPKKKRKTKSNERIINIAVQEEEEIVVHKAKDSPSKDSGEEMKTPLSKDKGGKAKNNINDHVEEIVKDHDVEVPFPQARTHSKKFERDEDLYETFRKCEVNITLLNLLKDLGASINVMPYTLYETLGLPPLNKTDVVIQLADRSNIYSKVMVEDVLVEVYHLTLPADFYVLDMEADSRATPILLGRPFMKTSKTKFDVSNGNLTMVFDEKKLTYNIYDAVRQPSNSHSCYFLNIIEPIVSQEYNLCQRDPLEVALTNDLEQEGLRVVLSHDVQEYSEDLEKEEPLIGEMEVENSKNDSRLQQKAQPANESAAGTK; this is encoded by the exons ATGGTAGCTAATGCAAATTTTGAGTTGAAGGGCTACTTCATCCACAATCTACCCAAGTTTCATGGGCATGCGAGGGATGAACCCAACCGTTATCTTTCCGAATTCCATATGATGTGTGAAGATGCTATACCAAATGGTGTCATggaagatcaatttaagttgagagCTTTTCCATTCTCTTTACTAGATGCGGCAAAGGATTGGCTATTCTTCCTTCCACCGGGTACAATTCGTACTTGGAAGGCCATGAAATCGGCATTTTTTGAAAAGTTCTACCCCGATTCAAGACACAACCATGCCAAGATAGCCATCACTTCTCCGGAACAAGATCCAAGTGAATgcttgtatgagtattgggaaaGGTTCAAGAAGTTAGTTTCCCAATGTCCTTACCATGGGCTAAGTGGTGATGATATTTTGGTTAACTTTTATGACGGTCTTACTCAACAATACCAAATAACGGTGAATGCCGCTACGGGTGGTGGGGTTGACAACTACTCCATGGCGGAGGCAAATAAAATCATAGAGAGGCTAGTCGCGAGCACGAGAAGCTATGGGAGAAGGGGCCGAGGGTCTAAGACTCTCCACTCAATTGAAACACCTTCTCTTTCCAACCAAAAACTTGAGAAGACCGTGGATGATCTCACCAAAATGGTAGCTCAATTAATGAGAAACAATCAAGGTGGAGGACAAGGATCCAATGTAGAGTGCAATTATTATCAAAGTCCACACCCGGTGGAGTCTTGTCCCATCATGGAAGAACAAGGGATAAGCAAGGAGAATGTGAGTGCCATGATGCATGGTAACTATAATTCTAGAAATCCCACCGGGGGTGGATACTACAAATACGATCCAAGTGGCAATACTTACAATATCGGCTCAAGGGACAATCCAAACCTTAGTTGGGGAGGGGATACTTCCAAGAGTTTCCAAAATGGGCAATTCAACCATTTAAGGAACCAAAATTCACAAGTTCCCAACCCAAATTACCAAAGAAACCAAAACTTTCAACAAGGAAAAGGAGGTTCTTTCCAATTTGGGAATCCAGGTAACCAAGGTCACCAAAGCAACCACAAGAATTTTCAAAGAGGGAGCTCCTCCTCTCAAGGAGATGATGATTTATCCACCAAGGAGATGTTTAAGATTCTTATGAAAGAGCAAGCTGAGACAACCAAGAGGTTTGACAAAATGGATGCAGATAAGCTTTCAAATTATGCAAGGGTGAAGAACCTTGAGATCCAAATTGGCCAAATTTCCCAAGAAATTGCCAAGAGCAACCAAAAACACTCCCCTTCAATCCCTTCCACCACATTCCCTCTAAAAGAGAATGCTAGTGCCATGACCTTGAGGAAGGGGAGAAACTTAGAATCTCCcccaaagaagaagagaaagacAAAGTCAAATGAGAGGATCATTAACATTGCGGTACAAGAGGAAGAAGAGATTGTGGTACACAAAGCAAAGGATTCACCATCCAAGGATAGTGGAGAAGAGATGAAGACTCCTTTGAGCAAGGACAAAGGAGGGAAAGCAAAAAACAACATCAATGATCATGTTGAGGAGATAGTGAAAGACCATGACGTGGAGGTACCTTTTCCTCAAGCTCGCACACACTCCAAAAAGTTTGAAAGAGACGAAGATCTCTATGAAACCTTTAGGAAGTGTGAAGTAAACATTACCCTACTCAATCTTTTAAAAG ATCTAGGTGCATCAATTAATGTCATGCCCTACACCCTTTATGAGACCTTAGGACTTCCACCTTTGAACAAAACCGACGTAGTGATCCAACTTGCGGATCGCTCAAATATTTACTCAAAGGTGATGGTGgaggatgtgttggtagaggtaTACCACTTAACTTTGCCGGCCGACTTCTATGTTCTTGATATGGAAGCCGACTCGAGGGCCACTCCGATCCTTTTGGGGAGGCCTTTTATGAAAACCTCTAAAACAAAGTTTGATGTGTCTAATGGGAACCTCACTATGGTATTTGACGAAAAGAAACTCACATACAACATCTATGATGCTGTGAGACAACCTAGCAATTCACATTCATGCTATTTCTTGAACATCATTGAACCAATTGTCTCCCAAGAGTATAATTTGTGTCAAAGGGACCCCCTTGAGGTTGCCCTCACTAACGATTTGGAGCAAGAAGGTTTGCGTGTAgtgttgtctcatgatgtgcaggagTACTCCGAAGATTTGGAAAAAGAAGAGCCCCTAATTGGGGAAATGGAAGTTGAGAATAGCAAAAATGACAGCCGACTCCAGCAGAAAGCGCAGCCTGCAAATGAGAGCGCAGCCGGCACAAAATGA